A single window of Rhodamnia argentea isolate NSW1041297 chromosome 5, ASM2092103v1, whole genome shotgun sequence DNA harbors:
- the LOC115732224 gene encoding disease resistance protein L6-like produces the protein MANSEKERSTRNTLGSEYQVFLSFRGLDTRRGFTNSLYHALVDAGVRVFIDDVELRPGERISGNLLGAIDDSKLYIPIFSKNYASSHSCLRELAKMVENTSKSEEDGKKKVILPIFYDVKPDDAKLKTALYSKAIRNLEHKMEDRKKKFSSEDVETWRQALKEVDGTKGWELEKYSGHGDLIKSVVNEVVVRLKTRQRQVTEDLVGMKVRIAAINNLLDIKSGGVQLIGIYGMGGIGKTTLAKSVFNLLCHRFGKNCSFLDGVRETAKTKGLVQLQTKLLSDISYSGAACNIDNIDQGINMIEETICNKKMLIVLDDVDEGNQIQQLIGVKSLYPGTRILVTTRDKSVLNIRRFKYEILPYEMEGLSEKDALQLFSRHAFNDSSPPANYYSLSKGIVATADGLPLALEAIGSSLFGQEKKKIWEERLEKLRQTPHKDVLGKLRISYDALELDQQQIFLDVACFFIGKKKTDPMYMWEDCGFGPEDALDVLTKKCMIKVLDDDILRMHDQFRDLGKAIAKQEHSRLWDDDIICQLRSTKIKESIQALRFSSGFWEPPITVTSEQIKRFPRVRFLWLYNVICQGDFIGCLPELKWITLHCLDHFEATNLLHLENVVLVNLLGLDFTEEVFESLIKGARKLKVLTLEDMSSIHGTPTFPEYSVLEKLTIFYCSSLTEIDCSIGKLRWLTELSVESCWSLLKLPEQIGELRNLQCLSLRECNSLSELPDSISKLVSLTKLDVSYTSITRLPDSVGRLSSLSFANVSYTPIVEMPNTMSKLPHLQTLNLDHCC, from the exons ATGGCGAActcagaaaaagaaaggagcacCAGGAATACATTAGGCAGCGAGTATCAGgtgttcttgagttttagagggcTCGATACTCGTCGTGGATTCACCAACAGCCTCTATCATGCCTTGGTAGATGCCGGCGTTCGTGTTTTCATCGATGACGTAGAGCTTCGACCGGGTGAAAGAATTAGTGGCAACCTTCTGGGAGCAATCGACGATTCCAAGCTCTACATACCCATCTTCTCCAAAAACTACGCTTCAAGTCACTCGTGCCTCCGCGAACTTGCGAAGATGGTGGAGAACACCTCCAAATCTGAAGAAGATGGGAAGAAGAAGGTCATACTGCCCATCTTCTATGACGTGAAACCCGATGACGCGAAGTTGAAAACCGCGTTGTACAGTAAGGCCATAAGGAATTTGGAGCACAAGATGGAGGATCGGAAAAAGAAGTTTAGCTCCGAGGACGTAGAGACATGGCGGCAGGCTCTCAAAGAAGTTGATGGCACCAAGGGATGGGAGCTAGAGAAATATTCAGG CCACGGGGATCTCATCAAGTCCGTTGTTAACGAGGTTGTGGTTAGGCTCAAGACAAGACAAAGACAAGTGACCGAAGATTTAGTTGGAATGAAGGTTCGAATAGCAGCCATAAACAATTTATTAGACATTAAATCCGGTGGTGTGCAGCTCATTGGAATCTATGGAATGGGTGGCATCGGCAAAACAACACTCGCCAAGAGTGTTTTCAACCTTCTATGTCATCgctttgggaaaaattgcagCTTTCTTGATGGTGTGAGGGAAACCGCAAAAACCAAGGGCTTGGTCCAGCTGCAGACAAAATTATTGTCTGATATCTCTTATTCTGGAGCGGCTTGCAACATTGACAACATCGATCAAGGGATCAATATGATTGAAGAAACAATTTGCAACAAGAAGATGCTAATTGTATTGGATGATGTCGATGAGGGCAACCAAATCCAGCAACTAATCGGAGTGAAATCTTTGTATCCTGGTACCAGGATACTTGTTACTACTAGGGACAAGAGTGTTCTGAATATCAGGAGATTTAAGTATGAAATTTTGCCTTATGAAATGGAAGGGTTGAGCGAAAAAGATGCACTCCAGCTTTTTAGTAGACATGCCTTCAATGACAGCTCTCCTCCAGCTAATTACTACAGTCTTTCAAAAGGCATTGTCGCCACTGCAGATGGACTACCCTTAGCTCTTGAAGCAATAGGTTCATCGCTTTTTGgtcaggaaaagaaaaaaatatgggaaGAGAGGCTAGAGAAGTTAAGGCAAACACCTCATAAAGATGTCTTGGGAAAGCTACGGATTAGCTATGATGCCTTAGAGCTGGATCAACAACAAATATTTCTTGATGTTGCATGCTTTTTCATCGGTAAGAAGAAGACCGATCCAATGTACATGTGGGAAGATTGCGGGTTTGGCCCAGAGGATGCCCTTGATGTCCTTACTAAGAAGTGCATGATCAAGGTTTTAGACGATGATATACTTAGGATGCATGATCAATTTAGAGACCTTGGAAAGGCCATTGCTAAACAAGAGCATAGTAGGTTGTGGGATGACGACATCATTTGCCAATTGAGATCAACGAAG ATCAAGGAAAGCATTCAAGCACTTCGTTTTTCATCGGGTTTTTGGGAACCCCCTATAACCGTCACTTCGGAGCAAATTAAGCGGTTCCCGCGTGTGCGGTTTCTTTGGTTGTATAATGTCATCTGCCAAGGCGACTTTATAGGCTGTCTTCCGGAGTTGAAATGGATCACTTTGCATTGCCTTGATCATTTTGAGGCAACCAATTTGTTGCATCTAGAAAACGTGGTTCTGGTGAATCTTCTTGGGCTTGATTTCACAGAAGAGGTGTTCGAGAGCCTAATCAAG GGGGCAAGGAAATTGAAGGTCCTCACTCTCGAAGATATGTCGTCGATACATGGTACACCAACTTTCCCCGAGTATTCGGTTTTAGAGAAGTTGACTattttttactgttcatctttGACGGAAATTGACTGCTCTATTGGAAAACTGAGATGGCTGACCGAGTTGAGTGTTGAGTCATGTTGGTCACTCCTAAAATTGCCTGAACAAATTGGAGAGCTACGAAATCTTCAGTGCCTCTCTCTTAGGGAGTGCAATAGCTTGAGTGAACTCCCCGACTCAATTTCGAAACTAGTGTCATTAACGAAGCTGGATGTATCCTACACGAGTATTACAAGATTACCGGATTCCGTCGGTAGGCTATCAAGCTTGTCATTTGCCAATGTATCGTACACACCCATTGTGGAAATGCCCAATACAATGAGCAAACTTCCTCACCTCCAAACACTGAACTTGGATCATTGTTgttga
- the LOC115729888 gene encoding geranylgeranyl transferase type-2 subunit beta 1 isoform X1 — translation MGELAGDKHVKYILCVEKKKDSFESVVMEHLRLNGAYWGLTTLDLLGKLDTVDSNEVVSWILQCQHESGGFGGNIGHDPHLLYTLSAVQVLALFDKLDVLDLNKVTDYIRSLQNEDGSFSGDVWGEVDTRFSYCAICCLAILKRLDLINVEKAVRYIVSCKTLDGGFGCTPGAESHAGQIFCCVGALAITGSLHHVDKDLLGWWLCERQVKSGGLNGRPEKLADVCYSWWVLSSLIMIDRVHWIDKEKLIKFILDCQDTENGGISDRPDDAVDVFHTYFGVAGLSLLEYPGVKAIDPAYALPVDVVNRIFFGRC, via the exons ATGGGGGAGCTCGCTGGCGATAAACATGTCAAGTACATATTGTGTGTTGAAAAG AAAAAGGATAGTTTTGAGTCGGTGGTTATGGAGCACTTGAGATTGAATGGAGCATATTGGGGATTGACCACTCTAGATCTTCTTGGAAAACTTGACACTGTGGATTCAAATGAAGTTGTTTCGTGGATCCTGCAATGCCAGCATGAGTCTG GTGGCTTTGGTGGAAACATTGGACATGATCCGCATCTGCTGTATACACTCAGTGCCGTGCAAGTTTTGGCCCTTTTTGACAAGCTAGATGTTCTTGACCTCAACAAGGTGACAGATT ACATCAGATCACTGCAAAACGAAGATGGATCTTTCTCTGGGGATGTTTGGGGCGAAGTTGATACTCG GTTCTCTTATTGTGCTATATGCTGTCTTGCGATACTAAAACGGTTGGATTTGATAAATGTGGAGAAGGCAGTCAGATATATAGTGAGTTGCAAGACATTGGATGGCGGGTTTGGTTGCACTCCTGGTGCAGAGTCTCATGCAGGGCAAA TATTTTGCTGTGTGGGAGCTTTGGCTATAACGGGTTCACTACATCACGTTGACAAGGACCTTCTTGGCTGGTGGTTATGCGAACGACAAGTCAAATCTGGAGGTTTAAATGGCCGCCCAGAAAAACTTGCTGAT GTCTGCTACTCCTGGTGGGTGCTTTCTAGCTTGATTATGATTGATAGAGTTCACTGGATTGACAAAGAAAAGCTTATCAAATTCATATTAGACTGTCAG GACACTGAAAATGGTGGAATTTCTGATAGACCAGATGATGCTGTGGATGTTTTCCATACATATTTTGGAGTGGCTG GTCTTTCCCTTCTTGAATATCCAGGAGTTAAAGCCATAGACCCAGCCTATGCCTTGCCAGTCGATGTTGTTAATAGGATTTTCTTTGGCAGATGTTGA
- the LOC115729888 gene encoding geranylgeranyl transferase type-2 subunit beta 1 isoform X2 → MEHLRLNGAYWGLTTLDLLGKLDTVDSNEVVSWILQCQHESGGFGGNIGHDPHLLYTLSAVQVLALFDKLDVLDLNKVTDYIRSLQNEDGSFSGDVWGEVDTRFSYCAICCLAILKRLDLINVEKAVRYIVSCKTLDGGFGCTPGAESHAGQIFCCVGALAITGSLHHVDKDLLGWWLCERQVKSGGLNGRPEKLADVCYSWWVLSSLIMIDRVHWIDKEKLIKFILDCQDTENGGISDRPDDAVDVFHTYFGVAGLSLLEYPGVKAIDPAYALPVDVVNRIFFGRC, encoded by the exons ATGGAGCACTTGAGATTGAATGGAGCATATTGGGGATTGACCACTCTAGATCTTCTTGGAAAACTTGACACTGTGGATTCAAATGAAGTTGTTTCGTGGATCCTGCAATGCCAGCATGAGTCTG GTGGCTTTGGTGGAAACATTGGACATGATCCGCATCTGCTGTATACACTCAGTGCCGTGCAAGTTTTGGCCCTTTTTGACAAGCTAGATGTTCTTGACCTCAACAAGGTGACAGATT ACATCAGATCACTGCAAAACGAAGATGGATCTTTCTCTGGGGATGTTTGGGGCGAAGTTGATACTCG GTTCTCTTATTGTGCTATATGCTGTCTTGCGATACTAAAACGGTTGGATTTGATAAATGTGGAGAAGGCAGTCAGATATATAGTGAGTTGCAAGACATTGGATGGCGGGTTTGGTTGCACTCCTGGTGCAGAGTCTCATGCAGGGCAAA TATTTTGCTGTGTGGGAGCTTTGGCTATAACGGGTTCACTACATCACGTTGACAAGGACCTTCTTGGCTGGTGGTTATGCGAACGACAAGTCAAATCTGGAGGTTTAAATGGCCGCCCAGAAAAACTTGCTGAT GTCTGCTACTCCTGGTGGGTGCTTTCTAGCTTGATTATGATTGATAGAGTTCACTGGATTGACAAAGAAAAGCTTATCAAATTCATATTAGACTGTCAG GACACTGAAAATGGTGGAATTTCTGATAGACCAGATGATGCTGTGGATGTTTTCCATACATATTTTGGAGTGGCTG GTCTTTCCCTTCTTGAATATCCAGGAGTTAAAGCCATAGACCCAGCCTATGCCTTGCCAGTCGATGTTGTTAATAGGATTTTCTTTGGCAGATGTTGA